From the Glandiceps talaboti chromosome 12, keGlaTala1.1, whole genome shotgun sequence genome, one window contains:
- the LOC144443599 gene encoding somatostatin receptor type 5-like: protein MSESNQTNEFDNEGIGVLPYWMFHFFIPTFYTIICVSGLIGNTIVIFVVVRCRAWKWVPDVYIFNLAAADCLFLLGLPFLAYFNSTKKWMFGDILCKIITGIDGLNMFTGIFTLTAMSVDRYVAVVHPIWSKTHRTVEMARIVCIVLWILSGLASVPLWIYAKTQTFAGVTVCNVVCPGYIKKTFVIYAFALGFVLPLLIVTISYVNIVLFLYNGTRRPQSRHRIGRVGVMILLAICLFVICWSPFWITQVMITLTNSDDRTKALKVAYFFTTSLTYVNSCLNPVVYTYVRRDFRETITKLLRKGFKSTPRIVINEHTWNGNGSNSQYPMTPRTNTGSCSTRTTGRTSPTIGKCSPTESPSRSEVDSDQTFNKRQCHVYYETTT from the coding sequence ATGAGTGAAAGTAATCAAACCaatgaatttgataatgaaGGTATCGGAGTATTGCCATATTGGATGTTTCATTTCTTCATTCCAACATTCTACACTATTATCTGTGTATCGGGTTTGATTGGTAACACTATAGTgatatttgttgttgtacgATGCCGAGCTTGGAAATGGGTGCCTGACGTTTATATCTTCAATCTTGCTGCAGCCGATTGTCTGTTTTTGCTTGGTCTTCCTTTTCTGGCTTATTTTAACAGCACGAAAAAGTGGATGTTCGGAGACATACTATGTAAAATCATAACAGGTATAGATGGACTGAATATGTTCACCGGCATATTTACACTTACAGCCATGAGCGTGGATCGATATGTGGCTGTAGTGCACCCGATTTGGTCCAAAACTCACCGTACTGTTGAAATGGCGAGGATAGTATGTATTGTTCTGTGGATTTTATCGGGTTTAGCATCTGTGCCTTTATGGATATATGCCAAAACACAAACCTTCGCCGGTGTAACTGTATGTAATGTCGTTTGCCCAGGTTATATCAAGAAAACATTTGTCATCTACGCTTTCGCCTTAGGATTTGTGTTGCCTTTACTTATCGTTACCATATCATACGTTAACATCGTCTTGTTTCTATACAATGGAACGAGAAGACCCCAGAGTAGACATCGCATTGGTAGGGTAGGAGTCATGATTTTGCTTgcaatctgtttgtttgttatttgttggTCACCATTCTGGATTACCCAAGTAATGATTACATTAACTAACTCAGATGATCGGACCAAAGCCTTAAAAGTTGCCTATTTTTTCACCACGTCACTGACGTACGTCAACAGTTGTCTCAATCCAGTTGTGTATACATACGTGCGTCGAGACTTCCGTGAAACCATCACGAAATTGCTGCGGAAAGGTTTTAAAAGCACACCTCGTATAGTTATTAACGAGCACACGTGGAATGGTAATGGCAGTAACTCACAGTATCCTATGACACCAAGAACAAATACTGGATCATGTAGCACAAGAACCACGGGGAGAACATCGCCTACAATTGGTAAATGTAGTCCGACAGAGAGTCCCAGTCGCTCTGAAGTTGATAGTGATCAGACTTTTAACAAGAGACAATGTCACGTCTACTATGAAACTACAACATAG